One genomic window of Campylobacter curvus includes the following:
- the nuoK gene encoding NADH-quinone oxidoreductase subunit NuoK, translating into MITLSHYLVVAALMFVLGLIGIMKRNNLIMLFFSSEILLNAANVALAAISKFYNDITGQIFALFIVAVAASEVAVGLGLLILWYKKTGSIELSSMNNMRD; encoded by the coding sequence ATGATCACGCTTTCACACTATCTGGTCGTAGCCGCGCTGATGTTTGTTTTAGGACTCATCGGCATAATGAAGCGAAACAACCTCATAATGCTCTTTTTCTCGAGTGAAATTTTACTAAATGCCGCAAACGTCGCGCTGGCTGCGATATCTAAATTTTATAACGACATCACGGGGCAAATTTTTGCGCTTTTCATCGTCGCAGTCGCAGCGAGCGAGGTCGCAGTGGGGCTTGGGCTGCTGATACTTTGGTATAAAAAGACGGGCAGCATAGAGCTAAGCTCGATGAATAATATGAGGGACTGA
- a CDS encoding tetratricopeptide repeat protein codes for MLAFNLSLNSGAQSGKPYSVLQLSDEKEFECVEQILAYDTKRYVCMLDDGILPHIEDTVLPLMDIKYKKQDGKLFIIVLPKANSRLLNIPIELYDSNKVYNSSSTISKHFSIIIDPNLREFDKIKPNGLNFAPDFSNLLYPSIGALDLNKAPIEGMDSNDIDLYISIKRAYDNGSYENVAHDTQTAMQRHPQSLFASEFLLYHLRALDKIFEHADEFEGVTPNELVSEGRAWIRKFPSDENYAEVLYLIARAYLKDGIASDAKYMLDILMAEHEKSKFTKLTMLDYADYLYRFGKQKEAMGIYENVLYNTADVDVASRAALALVDANIDKEKFNEAKNFIIKILNANEKFFMNNPQRAMNLANVFASKNMPDVAARIYEIIVNNSNRQSEFYETALKNIGINLAKTKDTKKAYEYLKRYENEFKYGEYVDEVTRTLDGLFFEVKEDNSTKLHEHYADLMQKYGDSDIGKKALISQIALDIKERRYADALSYTSAVKEMNVTQGMELLNTAAYELAKQGFIDDDCQAVVNLLENYDVDKISLPQFKLFNCYFRTARYNEALALAKSHAKDENLEDRVEWLVNLSKILYQQKDYEATIKAANDALSLGAGVEYSDPTPVLFDRFYSLLKLKRFEEAVATLSAIEQLRGQDFKIIETYVALSDYGLNSNDYAIVSSYAKKALELQTRVKIDTFSPKLNFSYASASLKIDNLAEALDEAKFILNMKLKPEDRLHALNLIGEIYIRMKRPELAKPYLEECVSSNFTSAYKSACQAQLGMVK; via the coding sequence TTGCTAGCTTTTAATCTCAGTTTAAACAGCGGCGCGCAAAGCGGCAAGCCATATAGCGTGCTTCAACTAAGCGACGAAAAAGAATTCGAGTGCGTGGAGCAAATTTTAGCCTACGACACGAAGCGATACGTTTGTATGCTAGACGACGGGATCTTGCCTCATATCGAGGACACCGTGCTTCCGCTGATGGATATAAAATACAAAAAACAAGACGGCAAGCTTTTTATCATCGTTTTACCAAAGGCGAATTCCAGACTGCTGAATATCCCCATCGAGCTATATGACAGCAACAAGGTCTATAACTCAAGTAGCACGATATCAAAGCACTTTAGCATCATCATCGATCCAAATTTAAGAGAATTTGACAAAATAAAGCCAAACGGGCTAAATTTCGCACCGGATTTTAGCAACTTGCTCTATCCTAGCATCGGAGCGCTCGATCTGAACAAAGCACCGATCGAGGGCATGGACAGCAACGACATAGATCTTTACATCAGCATAAAAAGAGCCTACGACAACGGCTCTTACGAAAACGTCGCTCACGATACGCAAACAGCCATGCAGCGCCATCCTCAAAGCCTCTTTGCGAGCGAATTTTTACTCTATCATCTAAGAGCGCTTGATAAAATTTTCGAGCATGCAGACGAGTTTGAGGGTGTGACGCCAAACGAGCTGGTGAGCGAAGGCAGGGCCTGGATACGTAAATTCCCGTCCGATGAGAACTATGCTGAAGTACTTTACCTCATCGCCCGCGCTTATTTAAAAGACGGCATAGCAAGCGACGCCAAATACATGCTAGATATCCTGATGGCCGAGCATGAAAAGTCTAAATTCACAAAGCTTACGATGCTTGATTACGCCGATTATCTTTATAGATTCGGCAAACAAAAAGAAGCGATGGGAATTTATGAAAACGTGCTTTACAATACCGCCGACGTCGATGTGGCCAGTCGCGCCGCGCTAGCGCTCGTGGATGCCAATATCGACAAAGAGAAATTCAACGAGGCTAAAAATTTCATCATCAAAATTTTAAACGCTAATGAGAAATTTTTTATGAACAACCCGCAACGAGCTATGAATTTAGCCAACGTATTTGCGAGTAAAAATATGCCGGATGTCGCGGCCAGGATCTATGAGATCATCGTAAACAACAGTAACCGCCAGAGCGAATTTTACGAGACGGCGCTAAAAAACATCGGTATAAATTTAGCCAAGACGAAAGACACCAAAAAGGCCTACGAATACCTAAAACGCTATGAAAACGAGTTTAAATACGGCGAATACGTCGATGAGGTCACAAGAACGCTGGACGGACTGTTTTTCGAGGTCAAAGAGGACAACTCGACCAAGCTTCACGAGCATTACGCGGATCTCATGCAAAAATACGGCGACTCCGACATCGGCAAAAAGGCGCTTATTAGTCAGATCGCGCTAGACATAAAAGAGCGCAGATACGCTGACGCGCTAAGCTATACGAGCGCGGTCAAGGAGATGAACGTAACGCAAGGCATGGAGCTTTTAAACACGGCTGCGTATGAGCTTGCCAAGCAGGGATTTATAGACGATGACTGCCAAGCGGTCGTAAATTTACTCGAAAACTACGATGTGGATAAAATTTCGCTCCCGCAGTTCAAGCTTTTTAACTGCTATTTTAGGACGGCTAGATATAACGAGGCTTTAGCGCTCGCCAAATCTCACGCCAAGGATGAAAATTTAGAGGATCGCGTCGAGTGGCTGGTAAATTTAAGTAAAATTTTGTATCAGCAAAAGGACTACGAAGCCACCATAAAAGCGGCAAATGATGCGCTCTCACTGGGTGCTGGCGTAGAGTATAGCGACCCGACGCCGGTGCTGTTTGACCGCTTTTACTCGCTATTAAAGCTAAAGCGCTTCGAGGAGGCGGTCGCGACGCTAAGTGCGATCGAGCAGCTACGCGGGCAGGACTTTAAGATAATCGAAACCTACGTAGCTCTAAGCGACTACGGGCTAAACAGCAACGACTACGCCATAGTGAGCTCCTATGCTAAAAAGGCGCTCGAGCTGCAAACTCGCGTCAAGATAGATACGTTCTCACCGAAGCTAAATTTCTCATACGCGTCCGCATCGCTCAAAATAGACAATCTCGCCGAGGCGCTTGATGAGGCGAAATTTATACTAAATATGAAGCTAAAGCCCGAAGATAGGCTACATGCGCTAAATTTAATAGGCGAAATTTACATCCGTATGAAACGACCCGAGCTTGCAAAGCCGTATCTTGAGGAGTGCGTGAGCTCGAATTTCACGAGCGCTTATAAAAGTGCGTGCCAGGCACAGCTTGGAATGGTGAAGTAA
- a CDS encoding MATE family efflux transporter — MDLTKEPVNRLIITLAVPAGTAMMFNTLYNVTGTFFAGTISTSAVAGLSMSFLLYLSIVGIGLGFGSALTALIGNSLGAGREFLARIYAAKGVIFVLMFAVTMGVFGFFIAPKLLVFLGANDEFLDEALEYIRVIFLASPFFLLIKSLNGILVALGDTKTYRNWLFYGFFINIAFCFINVKILDLDVGGIAFVTASVQFLGAIFLFVKVYKSGMINFSSLKIFLPDARIYAKILKQAVPACLNYLSMSLGGLVLLKFISLYGTSAVAGYGIALRIEQIVVLPTIGIAAAVLSVISRNFGAREYARVQECYKNALRILLYYCLFACAFCVLCGSYIVRLFDANAQVVYVAQSYLLVNSFAYIGYGVINVSGSALQAVKRPSMVFVLNAIRQLVLQICLYSFVVFVLNGDITYIWRAMFFNVYLIAGCFLLWTIFVLRRAHAASRRTT, encoded by the coding sequence ATGGATCTCACAAAAGAGCCGGTAAATCGGCTCATCATCACTTTAGCCGTGCCTGCCGGGACGGCGATGATGTTTAATACGCTTTATAACGTGACCGGGACGTTTTTTGCCGGGACGATCTCCACGTCCGCAGTCGCCGGGCTGTCGATGAGCTTTTTGCTCTATCTTAGCATCGTTGGCATAGGGCTTGGATTTGGCTCGGCGCTGACGGCGCTCATTGGCAACTCGCTAGGCGCCGGGCGTGAGTTTTTAGCTAGAATTTACGCTGCAAAGGGCGTCATCTTTGTGCTGATGTTTGCCGTTACTATGGGTGTTTTTGGCTTTTTCATAGCTCCCAAACTGCTTGTATTTTTGGGTGCAAACGACGAATTTTTAGACGAAGCGCTCGAATATATAAGGGTGATTTTCCTTGCTTCGCCGTTTTTTCTGCTCATAAAGTCGCTAAATGGTATCCTAGTCGCGCTAGGCGATACGAAAACTTACAGGAATTGGCTATTTTATGGCTTTTTCATCAACATAGCCTTTTGTTTCATAAATGTTAAAATTTTAGATCTAGACGTTGGCGGCATAGCGTTCGTGACGGCTAGCGTGCAGTTCTTAGGAGCGATATTTTTATTTGTTAAAGTCTATAAAAGCGGCATGATAAATTTCAGCTCTCTTAAAATTTTCCTGCCTGACGCTAGGATCTACGCTAAAATTTTAAAACAAGCCGTGCCCGCGTGTCTAAACTACCTCTCGATGTCGCTTGGAGGGCTTGTGCTGTTAAAATTTATCAGCCTTTACGGCACTAGCGCGGTCGCAGGGTATGGCATCGCTCTTCGCATCGAGCAGATAGTCGTGCTACCAACGATCGGCATCGCTGCGGCCGTGCTTAGTGTGATATCTCGAAATTTCGGTGCTCGCGAATATGCCCGTGTGCAAGAGTGCTACAAAAACGCACTTAGGATCTTGCTTTATTATTGCCTCTTTGCCTGCGCTTTTTGCGTGCTTTGCGGAAGCTACATAGTGCGGCTATTTGACGCGAACGCTCAGGTGGTTTATGTCGCGCAGAGCTATTTGCTGGTAAATTCCTTCGCTTACATCGGATACGGCGTCATAAACGTCTCCGGAAGCGCGCTTCAAGCGGTGAAAAGGCCGAGCATGGTTTTCGTGCTAAACGCGATCAGGCAGCTTGTCTTGCAAATTTGCTTGTATTCGTTCGTGGTTTTTGTCTTAAATGGCGACATCACATATATCTGGCGCGCGATGTTTTTCAACGTCTACCTCATCGCAGGCTGCTTTCTTTTGTGGACGATCTTTGTTTTAAGGAGGGCTCATGCGGCTTCAAGACGAACTACGTGA
- the nuoI gene encoding NADH-quinone oxidoreductase subunit NuoI: MAEKKYILLDERASVDTNFDKFKRFISRTFKSELFTGLWVVLREMLFTKSHTLKYPLQKIELDARYRGVHRLMRFIESENERCIGCGLCEKICVSNCIAMQTALDENGRKVTLKYSINLGRCVYCGFCADVCPELAIVHGDRYEFASEQRAYFGMKDDFLTKDKNLSEQVEFEGYGSLPPNADALVKQNPNAYLEDENLDETDEIPTASARALNLNAKEADEKANKESQDV, from the coding sequence ATGGCCGAGAAAAAATATATTTTATTAGACGAACGAGCGAGTGTCGATACGAATTTTGATAAATTCAAGCGCTTTATCTCGCGCACCTTTAAAAGCGAGCTATTCACCGGACTTTGGGTAGTCTTGCGCGAGATGCTTTTTACAAAGTCGCACACCCTAAAATACCCCTTGCAAAAGATAGAGCTTGACGCTAGATATAGGGGCGTGCATAGGCTGATGAGGTTTATAGAGAGCGAAAACGAGCGGTGCATAGGATGCGGGCTGTGCGAGAAAATTTGCGTCAGCAACTGCATCGCGATGCAAACGGCGCTTGATGAAAACGGCCGCAAAGTGACGCTAAAATACTCGATAAATTTAGGCAGATGCGTGTATTGCGGATTTTGTGCGGATGTTTGCCCCGAGCTTGCCATCGTCCACGGTGACCGATACGAATTTGCAAGCGAACAAAGGGCGTATTTTGGCATGAAAGACGACTTTTTGACGAAAGATAAAAATTTAAGCGAGCAAGTGGAATTTGAAGGCTACGGAAGCCTACCGCCAAATGCGGACGCGCTCGTGAAGCAAAATCCAAACGCCTACTTGGAGGATGAAAATTTAGATGAAACGGACGAAATTCCGACCGCAAGCGCACGGGCGCTAAATTTAAACGCCAAAGAAGCGGACGAGAAAGCGAACAAGGAGAGCCAAGATGTATGA
- a CDS encoding NADH-quinone oxidoreductase subunit J, with translation MYEAIAFYLFSALSLGCFGVSVFSKNVLHAMSALAGGMIFICALFFLLGAEFLGVVQIIVYTGAVMVLYAFSMMFFDISRDVNESYSLASKRLIYTLSVFIALLLVIVFSSPVIGQNLAAQQSAQELGNIELIGLMLFGKYLIAFELTAIMLLVAMVAGIVLVHKKMDIKSQTQELL, from the coding sequence ATGTATGAAGCCATCGCCTTTTATCTCTTTAGTGCGCTCAGCCTTGGCTGCTTTGGCGTGAGCGTATTTAGTAAAAACGTCCTTCACGCGATGAGCGCGCTGGCCGGGGGCATGATATTCATCTGCGCGCTATTTTTCTTGCTAGGAGCGGAGTTTTTAGGCGTCGTTCAGATCATCGTCTATACGGGCGCCGTGATGGTGCTTTACGCCTTTAGTATGATGTTTTTTGACATTAGCCGCGATGTGAACGAGAGCTATTCGCTAGCTTCAAAGCGCCTTATCTACACGCTTAGCGTGTTTATCGCGCTACTTTTAGTCATCGTGTTTTCAAGCCCTGTGATAGGTCAAAATTTAGCCGCACAGCAAAGCGCGCAAGAGCTTGGCAATATCGAGCTCATCGGCCTCATGCTCTTTGGCAAATACCTAATCGCCTTTGAGCTGACAGCCATCATGCTGCTAGTAGCGATGGTCGCTGGTATCGTGCTCGTGCATAAAAAGATGGACATCAAAAGCCAGACACAGGAGCTGCTATGA
- the nuoN gene encoding NADH-quinone oxidoreductase subunit NuoN yields the protein MNEMAQLNMSELSISSVAPMLSMIVFALFILCVGVIKKDLSRSFYSVFCIIAIFVNVGLVLDFHGLSVSFFDMLLVDGISLVSQLIILLASALFIPLALSTKEYFEYTIAEYYALFLFMIAGFEFMVSSNNLLLIFIGLETSSLALYTLIALHNKAKSIEAAIKYFTMGSLSAGFFAFGVAMLYLTGGSIDLAQIGQSIKNFNLQQSLTALIGCVFIASAIGFKLSLIPFHTWVPDVYEGSNAPLAGYMSIVPKVAGFIVALRFFEMLSTSGMLWVKDMLYIVAVATMSLANIMALVQRDVKRMLAFSSIAHAGVVLCALVVGDTHANIALFFYWIMFVFANLGAFAMLWVARCDDKVCWDKRFKHPFEKFAGLIKILPSYAVIMAIFMVALAGIPPFSVFWGKMFLLSSLINSGYIVLSAIIMLNSAIAIYYYLKLIVYMFLKEPVVTDKNLYVANVSMALKVIVGIAVIGTVFAFLLAQPILGYIGYFVSAAGF from the coding sequence ATGAACGAGATGGCGCAGCTAAATATGAGCGAGCTTTCGATATCTTCGGTCGCACCGATGCTTAGCATGATAGTTTTCGCACTGTTCATCCTTTGCGTAGGCGTGATAAAAAAGGATCTCTCGCGCAGCTTTTACTCGGTGTTTTGCATCATTGCGATATTTGTGAACGTGGGGCTCGTGCTTGATTTTCACGGGCTTAGCGTTAGCTTTTTTGATATGCTCTTAGTAGATGGCATCTCACTAGTCTCTCAGCTCATCATCTTGCTGGCTTCAGCCCTTTTCATACCTTTAGCGCTTAGCACCAAGGAGTATTTTGAATACACCATCGCCGAATACTATGCGCTGTTTTTGTTTATGATCGCTGGTTTTGAGTTTATGGTGAGCTCAAACAACCTGCTTCTCATCTTTATCGGGCTTGAGACCAGCTCGCTGGCGCTTTATACGCTCATCGCCCTTCATAACAAGGCCAAAAGCATAGAAGCGGCGATAAAATACTTCACGATGGGCTCACTCTCTGCGGGCTTTTTTGCGTTTGGCGTCGCGATGCTTTACCTGACGGGAGGTTCGATTGACCTCGCGCAGATCGGGCAATCTATCAAAAATTTCAACCTCCAGCAAAGCCTCACGGCGCTGATTGGCTGCGTATTCATAGCCTCGGCTATCGGCTTTAAGCTATCTTTGATCCCTTTTCACACATGGGTGCCTGACGTTTATGAAGGCTCAAACGCTCCGCTGGCAGGCTATATGTCTATAGTGCCGAAGGTCGCGGGCTTTATCGTGGCTCTACGCTTTTTTGAGATGCTAAGCACTTCAGGGATGCTCTGGGTCAAAGACATGCTTTACATCGTCGCAGTAGCTACGATGAGCCTTGCAAACATCATGGCTTTGGTGCAAAGAGATGTCAAGCGCATGCTGGCTTTTAGCTCCATAGCGCATGCTGGTGTCGTGCTTTGCGCGCTAGTCGTCGGCGATACGCATGCAAATATAGCGCTGTTTTTTTACTGGATCATGTTCGTCTTTGCAAATTTAGGCGCATTCGCGATGCTTTGGGTAGCAAGATGCGACGACAAGGTCTGCTGGGACAAGCGCTTCAAGCATCCGTTCGAGAAATTTGCAGGACTGATCAAAATTTTACCAAGCTACGCCGTGATAATGGCGATCTTTATGGTCGCACTAGCGGGCATCCCGCCTTTTAGCGTATTTTGGGGAAAGATGTTTTTGCTAAGCTCTCTCATAAATTCCGGCTACATAGTCCTTAGCGCCATCATCATGCTAAATTCCGCCATCGCGATATATTATTACCTAAAGCTCATAGTCTATATGTTTTTAAAAGAGCCCGTAGTGACTGATAAAAATTTATACGTCGCAAACGTCTCCATGGCGCTTAAAGTCATCGTCGGCATAGCCGTCATAGGCACTGTTTTCGCCTTTTTACTGGCCCAGCCCATACTAGGATATATCGGGTATTTCGTTTCGGCGGCCGGATTTTAA
- a CDS encoding NADH-quinone oxidoreductase subunit M: MLTLIIFFPAIGAMLGFLIEERSIKFYGVSIAFIELILTLFAWFRADFGAYEFELMSQSALLPTLGISYLVGVDAISLSLIVMSAFMSLVALFALSVKENLKHLIISVLFLEMTMMGVFASLDMIMFYLFWELSLLPMLYIIGAWGSGKRIYAAVKFFIYTFLGSVFMLIGIIFMAYLNFKSSGAWSFSLLDWYGLELSKDVQIWLFVAFAFAFAVKTPMFPFHTWLPYAHGQAPTIGSVLLAAVLLKMGTYGFVRLCLPLFADASVQLYGVLCTLGVIMVVYTALIAYAQDDMKQVIAYSSISHMGVIILGIFSLNSIGIAGAIFLMISHGIVSGALFLLVGMIYDRRHTKLITEFGGLAHVMPRFALIFGVILLGSIGLPLTIGFVGEFLSLLGVFKTNAVFAFFGGIGIIVGAIYMLSLYRRVFFGECKNERNLALKDLNFKELIAIVPLCLLVIALGVYPNFLLKPIDISTQNIISKMQKRAVLQDDKDKISRPNSARSER, encoded by the coding sequence ATGCTCACGCTAATCATATTTTTCCCCGCTATCGGCGCGATGCTAGGCTTTTTGATCGAGGAGCGAAGCATAAAATTTTACGGAGTGAGCATAGCTTTCATAGAGCTCATCCTGACTCTTTTCGCGTGGTTTCGGGCGGATTTTGGGGCGTATGAGTTTGAGCTCATGAGTCAAAGCGCACTACTACCTACACTTGGCATAAGCTATCTTGTCGGCGTAGACGCGATCTCGCTAAGCCTCATCGTAATGAGCGCGTTTATGAGCCTGGTAGCGCTCTTTGCACTTAGCGTCAAAGAAAATTTAAAGCATCTTATCATCAGCGTGCTGTTTTTAGAGATGACGATGATGGGCGTGTTTGCCAGCCTTGATATGATAATGTTTTATCTATTTTGGGAGCTTAGCTTGCTTCCGATGCTTTATATCATCGGTGCTTGGGGCAGCGGCAAGAGGATCTACGCTGCGGTGAAATTTTTCATCTATACGTTTTTAGGCTCGGTTTTTATGCTGATAGGCATCATTTTCATGGCGTATCTAAATTTCAAATCAAGCGGCGCATGGAGCTTTAGTCTGCTTGACTGGTACGGCCTGGAGCTCTCAAAAGATGTGCAGATCTGGCTGTTTGTAGCGTTTGCATTTGCGTTTGCCGTAAAAACGCCGATGTTTCCGTTTCATACCTGGCTTCCTTACGCACACGGACAGGCTCCTACCATAGGCTCGGTGCTGCTTGCGGCGGTGCTTTTAAAGATGGGCACTTACGGCTTTGTCAGGCTTTGTTTGCCACTCTTTGCGGACGCTAGCGTCCAGCTTTACGGCGTCCTTTGCACGCTTGGCGTCATAATGGTCGTCTATACCGCACTCATCGCATACGCGCAAGATGATATGAAGCAGGTGATCGCCTATAGCTCGATCTCGCACATGGGCGTCATAATACTTGGAATTTTCTCGCTAAATTCCATCGGTATCGCAGGGGCGATATTTTTGATGATCAGCCACGGCATAGTTAGCGGTGCGCTGTTTTTACTGGTAGGCATGATATATGACAGGCGCCATACGAAGCTGATAACCGAATTTGGCGGGCTGGCTCATGTTATGCCTCGCTTTGCGCTTATATTTGGCGTCATCTTACTAGGCAGTATCGGACTGCCGCTTACGATAGGCTTTGTGGGCGAGTTTTTAAGCTTACTTGGGGTATTTAAAACAAACGCGGTGTTTGCGTTTTTTGGGGGCATAGGCATAATAGTAGGCGCTATTTATATGCTGAGCTTATATCGCAGAGTATTTTTTGGAGAGTGCAAAAACGAGCGAAATTTAGCCCTAAAGGATCTAAATTTTAAAGAGCTCATCGCTATCGTGCCGCTTTGCTTGCTAGTCATCGCGCTTGGAGTGTATCCAAATTTCCTCCTAAAGCCGATTGATATCAGCACGCAAAATATCATCTCAAAAATGCAAAAGCGAGCCGTTTTGCAGGATGATAAAGACAAAATTTCACGGCCAAATTCAGCAAGGAGCGAGCGATGA
- the nuoL gene encoding NADH-quinone oxidoreductase subunit L: MALFCISLFFPLLSFIFAAALSHAKRLNFVGLVCSFLILCSATASLMQATIVFDGTPIQILLKDFIWVDGLRLNFGFTIDAVSATMMCVVGVVSTIVHIYSIGYMGKDDGFNRYFSYLGLFVFCMMFLVMSDNFVGLFIGWEGVGLCSWLLIGFWYQRSSANAAANEAFVMNRIADLGILLGIFFIFKEFGSLKFSDVFADAPTVSHQALNFIAAFLFIGAMGKSAQFPFHTWLANAMEGPTPVSALIHAATMVTAGVYLVVRANAIFAQAPEISTFIAYLGAFVAVFAASIALVHNDLKKIIAYSTLSQLGYMFVAAGLGAYWVALFHLMTHAFFKSLLFLGAGNVMHAMRDELDIKKMGGLYKFMKPTAVLMAIGSVALAGFYPFAGFFSKDKILEVAFANGGYILWVVLFAGALMTAFYSFRLLMLVFFGEAKFKFHPHEAKNFMLTAMGVLGVLALISGWFGSDLSLALSSVLPKFELNLEYESEVTLILLTLISITLSTLFTIFAYKKQIFKEELGELKIYKILQNAYFIPKFYDRFVIKNYTKAAKFCRKMDEAVIDKSVDGISKLINAFAFNANKMQSGELTRMLRLMVAGFAILLSFIFLLAGGA; the protein is encoded by the coding sequence ATGGCGCTATTTTGCATATCTTTATTTTTCCCGCTTCTTAGCTTCATTTTCGCCGCCGCCTTGTCGCACGCAAAAAGGCTAAATTTCGTGGGGCTGGTCTGCTCTTTCCTCATACTTTGCAGCGCTACCGCCTCGCTGATGCAAGCGACGATAGTATTTGACGGCACGCCGATACAAATTTTACTGAAAGACTTCATCTGGGTCGACGGGCTGAGGCTGAATTTCGGCTTTACGATCGATGCCGTGAGCGCTACGATGATGTGCGTAGTGGGCGTGGTCTCAACGATAGTGCATATCTACTCGATCGGCTACATGGGCAAAGACGATGGCTTCAACCGGTATTTCAGCTATCTTGGGCTTTTCGTCTTTTGCATGATGTTTTTAGTCATGAGCGACAACTTCGTAGGGCTTTTCATCGGCTGGGAGGGCGTAGGGCTTTGCTCGTGGCTACTTATTGGTTTTTGGTATCAAAGATCTAGCGCCAACGCCGCGGCCAACGAGGCTTTCGTGATGAATAGGATAGCCGATCTTGGCATACTGCTTGGCATATTTTTTATATTCAAAGAATTTGGCTCGCTAAAATTTAGCGATGTCTTTGCGGACGCGCCGACTGTCAGCCATCAGGCGCTAAATTTCATCGCGGCGTTTTTGTTTATCGGCGCGATGGGTAAAAGCGCGCAGTTTCCGTTTCATACCTGGCTGGCAAACGCCATGGAGGGCCCGACTCCCGTCTCCGCGCTCATCCACGCAGCGACGATGGTGACAGCGGGTGTGTATCTGGTCGTGCGCGCTAACGCCATATTTGCTCAAGCGCCTGAAATTTCGACCTTTATCGCCTATCTTGGCGCATTCGTGGCGGTCTTTGCGGCCTCCATCGCACTCGTGCATAACGATCTAAAAAAGATCATCGCCTACTCCACACTCTCGCAGCTTGGATATATGTTCGTCGCAGCGGGGCTTGGGGCGTATTGGGTCGCGCTCTTTCACCTGATGACGCACGCTTTTTTCAAGTCGCTTCTGTTTTTGGGCGCTGGCAACGTGATGCACGCGATGAGAGACGAGCTTGACATCAAAAAAATGGGCGGACTTTATAAATTTATGAAGCCTACGGCCGTTTTGATGGCTATCGGCTCGGTCGCTTTGGCGGGATTTTACCCGTTTGCGGGCTTTTTCTCGAAAGATAAAATTTTAGAAGTCGCCTTTGCAAACGGCGGATACATACTCTGGGTAGTGCTTTTTGCAGGCGCGCTGATGACGGCGTTTTATAGCTTCAGGCTACTTATGCTGGTATTTTTTGGCGAGGCTAAATTTAAATTTCATCCGCATGAGGCTAAAAATTTCATGCTTACGGCTATGGGCGTGCTTGGCGTGCTCGCGCTGATATCTGGCTGGTTTGGAAGCGATCTTAGCCTGGCTTTGTCCTCCGTGCTGCCAAAATTTGAGCTAAATTTAGAGTATGAAAGTGAGGTCACGCTCATCTTGCTCACGCTGATATCGATCACGCTTAGCACGCTGTTTACGATATTTGCCTATAAAAAGCAAATATTCAAAGAGGAGCTTGGCGAACTAAAAATTTATAAAATTTTACAAAATGCCTATTTCATACCAAAATTTTACGATAGATTCGTCATCAAAAACTACACCAAAGCGGCTAAATTTTGCCGCAAAATGGACGAAGCCGTCATCGATAAGAGCGTCGACGGCATCTCAAAGCTGATAAACGCCTTCGCATTTAACGCGAATAAAATGCAAAGCGGCGAGCTCACGCGTATGCTACGCCTCATGGTCGCTGGCTTTGCGATACTTTTAAGCTTTATATTTTTGCTCGCAGGAGGCGCATGA